From Macaca mulatta isolate MMU2019108-1 chromosome 1, T2T-MMU8v2.0, whole genome shotgun sequence, the proteins below share one genomic window:
- the EMC1 gene encoding ER membrane protein complex subunit 1 precursor gives MAAEWASRFWLWAVLLIPVAAVYEDQVGKFDWRQQYVGKLKFASLEFSPGSKKLVVATEKNVIAALNSRTGEILWRHVDKGTAEGAVDAMLLHGQDAITVSSGGRIMRSWETNIGGLNWEITLDSGSFQALGLVGLQESVRYIAVLKKTTLALHHLSSGHLKWVEHLPESDSIHYQMVYSYGSGVVWALGVVPFSHVNIVKFNVEDGEIVQQVRVSTPWLQHLSGACGVVDEAVLVCPDPSSRSLQTLALETEWELRQIPLQSLDLEFGSGFQPRVLPTQPNPVDASRAQFFLHLSPSHYALLQYHYGTLSLLKNFPQTALVSFATTGEKTVAAVMACRNEVQKPSNSEDGSMGSFPEKSSSKDSLACFNQTYTINLYLVETGRRLLDTTITFSLEQSGTRPERLYIQVFLKKDDSVGYRALVQTEDHLLLFLQQLAGKVVLWSREESLAEVVCLEMVDLPLTGAQAELEGEFGKKADGLLGMFLKRLSSQLILLQAWTSHLWKMFYDARKPRSQIKNEINIDTLARDEFNLQKMMVMVTASGKLFGIESSSGTILWKQYLPNVKPDSSFKLMVQRTTAHFPHPPQCTLLVKDKESGMSSLYVFNPIFGKWSQVAPPVLKRPILQSLLLPVMDQDYAKVLLLIDDEYKVTAFPATRNVLRQLHELAPSIFFYLVDAEQGRLCGYRLRKDLTTELSWELTIPPEVQRIVKVKGKRSSEHVHSQGRVMGDRSVLYKSLNPNLLAVVTESTDTHHERTFIGIFLIDGVTGRIIHSSVQKKAKGPVHIVHSENWVVYQYWNTKARRNEFTVLELYEGTEQYNATAFSSLDRPQLPQVLQQSYIFPSSISAMEATITERGITSRHLLIGLPSGAILSLPKALLDPRRPEIPTEQSREENLIPYSPDVQIHAERFINYNQTVSRMRGIYTAPSGLESTCLVVAYGLDIYQTRVYPSKQFDVLKDDYDYVLISSVLFGLVFATMITKRLAQVKLLNRAWR, from the exons ATGGCGGCTGAGTGGGCTTCTCGTTTCTGGCTTTGGGCTGTGCTGCTGATTCCTGTGGCCGCGGTCTACGAAGACCAAGTGGGCAAGTTTGATTG GAGACAGCAGTATGTTGGGAAGCTCAAGTTTGCCTCCTTGGAATTTTCCCCTGGATCTAAGAAGTTGGTTGTAGCCACAGAGAAGAATGTGATTGCAGCATTAAATTCCAGAACTGGGGAGATCT TGTGGCGCCATGTTGACAAGGGCACGGCAGAAGGGGCTGTGGATGCCATGCTGCTTCACGGACAGG ATGCAATCACTGTGTCCAGTGGAGGCCGAATCATGCGTTCCTGGGAGACTAACATCGGGGGCCTGAATTGGGAGATAACCTTGGACAGTGGCAG TTTCCAGGCACTTGGGCTGGTTGGCCTGCAGGAGTCTGTGAGGTACATTGCAGTCCTGAAGAAGACGACGCTTGCCCTCCATCACCTCTCCAGTGGGCACCTCAAGTGGGTGGAACATCTCCCAGAAAG TGACAGCATCCACTACCAGATGGTGTATTCTTATGGCTCTGGGGTGGTGTGGGCCCTCGGAGTTGTTCCTTTCAGCCATGTGAACATTGTCAAGTTTAATGTGGAAGATGGAGAGATTGTTCAGCAG GTCAGGGTTTCAACTCCATGGCTGCAGCACCTGTCCGGAGCCTGTGGCGTGGTGGATGAGGCTGTCCTGGTGTGTCCTGACCCGAGCTCACGTTCCCTCCAAACTTTGGCTCTGGAGACGGAATGGGAGCTGAGACAGATCCCGCTGCAG tCTCTCGACTTAGAATTTGGAAGTGGATTCCAACCCCGGGTCCTGCCCACCCAGCCCAACCCAGTGGACGCTTCCCGGGCCCAGTTCTTCCTGCACTTGTCCCCGAGCCACTATGCTCTGCTGCAGTACCATTACGGCACCCTGAGTTTGCTTAAAAACTTCCCACAG ACTGCCCTAGTGAGCTTTGCCACCACTGGGGAGAAGACGGTGGCTGCAGTCATGGCCTGTCGGAATGAAGTG CAGAAACCTAGCAATTCTGAAGATGGGTCAATGGGGAGCTTTCCGGAGAAGTCTAGTTCAAAG GACTCTCTGGCTTGCTTCAATCAGACCTACACCATTAACCTGTATCTCGTGGAGACAGGTCGGCGGCTGCTGGACACCACAATTACATTTAGCCTGGAACAGAGCGGCACTCGGCCTGAGCGG CTGTATATCCAGGTGTTCTTGAAGAAGGATGACTCAGTGGGCTACCGGGCTTTGGTGCAGACGGAGGATCATCTGCTACTTTTCCTGCAGCAGTTGG CAGGGAAGGTGGTACTGTGGAGCCGTGAGGAGTCCCTGGCAGAAGTGGTGTGCCTAGAGATGGTGGACCTCCCCCTGACTGGGGCACAGGCCGAGCTGGAAGGAGAATTTGGCAAAAAGGCAG ATGGCTTGCTGGGGATGTTCCTGAAACGCCTCTCCTCTCAGCTTATCCTGCTGCAAGCATGGACTTCCCACCTCTGGAAAATGTTTTACGATGCTCGGAAGCCCCGAAGTCAGATTAAGAATGAGATCAACATTGACACCCTGGCCAGAGATGAATTCAACCTCCagaagatgatggtgatggtaacaGCCTCAGGCAAG CTTTTTGGCATTGAGAGCAGCTCTGGCACCATCCTGTGGAAACAGTATCTACCCAACGTCAAGCCAGACTCCTCCTTTAAACTGATGGTTCAGAGAACCACTGCTCatttcccccaccccccccaGTGTACCCTGCTGGTGAAGGACAAG GAGTCGGGAATGAGTTCTCTGTATGTCTTCAATCCCATTTTTGGGAAGTGGAGTCAGGTGGCTCCCCCAGTGCTGAAGCGCCCCATCTTGCAGTCCTTGCTTCTCCCAGTCATGGATCAAGACTACGCCAAGGTGTTGCTGTTGATAGATGATGAATACAAG GTCACAGCTTTTCCAGCCACTCGGAATGTCTTGCGACAGCTACACGAGCTTGCCCcttccattttcttctatttggTGGATGCGGAGCAGGGACGGCTATGTGGATATCGGCTTCGAAAG GATCTCACCACTGAGCTGAGTTGGGAGCTGACCATTCCCCCGGAAGTACAGCGGATCGTCAAGGTGAAGGGGAAACGCAGCAGTGAGCACGTTCATTCCCAGGGCCGTGTGATGGGGGACCGCAGTGTGCTCTACAAG agcCTGAACCCCAACCTGCTGGCTGTGGTGACGGAGAGCACAGACACACATCATGAGCGCACCTTTATTGGCATCTTCCTCATTGATGGCGTCACTGGGCGTATCATCCACTCCTCTGTGCAGAAGAAAGCCAAGGGCCCTGTCCATATCGTGCATTCAGAGAACTGGGTGGTG TACCAGTACTGGAACACCAAGGCTCGGCGCAATGAGTTTACCGTACTGGAGCTCTATGAGGGCACCGAGCAATACAACGCCACTGCCTTCAGCTCCCTGGACCGCCCCCAGCTGCCCCAGGTCCTCCAGCAGTCCTATATCTTCCCATCCTCCATCAGTGCCATGGAGGCCACCATCACCGAGCGGGGCATCACCAGCCGACACCTGCTGA TTGGACTACCTTCTGGAGCAATTCTTTCCCTTCCTAAGGCTTTGCTGGATCCCCGCCGCCCCGAGATTCCAACAGAACAAAGCAG AGAGGAGAACCTAATCCCATATTCTCCAGATGTACAGATACACGCAGAGCGATTCATCAACTATAACCAGACAGTTTCTCGAATGCGAGGTATCTACACAGCTCCCTCGGGCCTGGAGTCCACTTGTTTG GTTGTGGCCTATGGTTTGGACATTTACCAAACTCGAGTCTACCCATCTAAGCAGTTTGATGTTCTGAAGGATGACTATGACTACGTGTTAATCAGCAGCGTCCTCTTTGGCCTGGTTTTTGCCACCATGATCACTAAGAGACTAGCACAGGTGAAGCTCCTGAATCGGGCCTGGCGATAA
- the EMC1 gene encoding ER membrane protein complex subunit 1 isoform X1: MAAEWASRFWLWAVLLIPVAAVYEDQVGKFDWRQQYVGKLKFASLEFSPGSKKLVVATEKNVIAALNSRTGEILWRHVDKGTAEGAVDAMLLHGQDAITVSSGGRIMRSWETNIGGLNWEITLDSGSFQALGLVGLQESVRYIAVLKKTTLALHHLSSGHLKWVEHLPESDSIHYQMVYSYGSGVVWALGVVPFSHVNIVKFNVEDGEIVQQVRVSTPWLQHLSGACGVVDEAVLVCPDPSSRSLQTLALETEWELRQIPLQSLDLEFGSGFQPRVLPTQPNPVDASRAQFFLHLSPSHYALLQYHYGTLSLLKNFPQTALVSFATTGEKTVAAVMACRNEVKPSNSEDGSMGSFPEKSSSKDSLACFNQTYTINLYLVETGRRLLDTTITFSLEQSGTRPERLYIQVFLKKDDSVGYRALVQTEDHLLLFLQQLAGKVVLWSREESLAEVVCLEMVDLPLTGAQAELEGEFGKKADGLLGMFLKRLSSQLILLQAWTSHLWKMFYDARKPRSQIKNEINIDTLARDEFNLQKMMVMVTASGKLFGIESSSGTILWKQYLPNVKPDSSFKLMVQRTTAHFPHPPQCTLLVKDKESGMSSLYVFNPIFGKWSQVAPPVLKRPILQSLLLPVMDQDYAKVLLLIDDEYKVTAFPATRNVLRQLHELAPSIFFYLVDAEQGRLCGYRLRKDLTTELSWELTIPPEVQRIVKVKGKRSSEHVHSQGRVMGDRSVLYKSLNPNLLAVVTESTDTHHERTFIGIFLIDGVTGRIIHSSVQKKAKGPVHIVHSENWVVYQYWNTKARRNEFTVLELYEGTEQYNATAFSSLDRPQLPQVLQQSYIFPSSISAMEATITERGITSRHLLIGLPSGAILSLPKALLDPRRPEIPTEQSREENLIPYSPDVQIHAERFINYNQTVSRMRGIYTAPSGLESTCLVVAYGLDIYQTRVYPSKQFDVLKDDYDYVLISSVLFGLVFATMITKRLAQVKLLNRAWR, from the exons ATGGCGGCTGAGTGGGCTTCTCGTTTCTGGCTTTGGGCTGTGCTGCTGATTCCTGTGGCCGCGGTCTACGAAGACCAAGTGGGCAAGTTTGATTG GAGACAGCAGTATGTTGGGAAGCTCAAGTTTGCCTCCTTGGAATTTTCCCCTGGATCTAAGAAGTTGGTTGTAGCCACAGAGAAGAATGTGATTGCAGCATTAAATTCCAGAACTGGGGAGATCT TGTGGCGCCATGTTGACAAGGGCACGGCAGAAGGGGCTGTGGATGCCATGCTGCTTCACGGACAGG ATGCAATCACTGTGTCCAGTGGAGGCCGAATCATGCGTTCCTGGGAGACTAACATCGGGGGCCTGAATTGGGAGATAACCTTGGACAGTGGCAG TTTCCAGGCACTTGGGCTGGTTGGCCTGCAGGAGTCTGTGAGGTACATTGCAGTCCTGAAGAAGACGACGCTTGCCCTCCATCACCTCTCCAGTGGGCACCTCAAGTGGGTGGAACATCTCCCAGAAAG TGACAGCATCCACTACCAGATGGTGTATTCTTATGGCTCTGGGGTGGTGTGGGCCCTCGGAGTTGTTCCTTTCAGCCATGTGAACATTGTCAAGTTTAATGTGGAAGATGGAGAGATTGTTCAGCAG GTCAGGGTTTCAACTCCATGGCTGCAGCACCTGTCCGGAGCCTGTGGCGTGGTGGATGAGGCTGTCCTGGTGTGTCCTGACCCGAGCTCACGTTCCCTCCAAACTTTGGCTCTGGAGACGGAATGGGAGCTGAGACAGATCCCGCTGCAG tCTCTCGACTTAGAATTTGGAAGTGGATTCCAACCCCGGGTCCTGCCCACCCAGCCCAACCCAGTGGACGCTTCCCGGGCCCAGTTCTTCCTGCACTTGTCCCCGAGCCACTATGCTCTGCTGCAGTACCATTACGGCACCCTGAGTTTGCTTAAAAACTTCCCACAG ACTGCCCTAGTGAGCTTTGCCACCACTGGGGAGAAGACGGTGGCTGCAGTCATGGCCTGTCGGAATGAAGTG AAACCTAGCAATTCTGAAGATGGGTCAATGGGGAGCTTTCCGGAGAAGTCTAGTTCAAAG GACTCTCTGGCTTGCTTCAATCAGACCTACACCATTAACCTGTATCTCGTGGAGACAGGTCGGCGGCTGCTGGACACCACAATTACATTTAGCCTGGAACAGAGCGGCACTCGGCCTGAGCGG CTGTATATCCAGGTGTTCTTGAAGAAGGATGACTCAGTGGGCTACCGGGCTTTGGTGCAGACGGAGGATCATCTGCTACTTTTCCTGCAGCAGTTGG CAGGGAAGGTGGTACTGTGGAGCCGTGAGGAGTCCCTGGCAGAAGTGGTGTGCCTAGAGATGGTGGACCTCCCCCTGACTGGGGCACAGGCCGAGCTGGAAGGAGAATTTGGCAAAAAGGCAG ATGGCTTGCTGGGGATGTTCCTGAAACGCCTCTCCTCTCAGCTTATCCTGCTGCAAGCATGGACTTCCCACCTCTGGAAAATGTTTTACGATGCTCGGAAGCCCCGAAGTCAGATTAAGAATGAGATCAACATTGACACCCTGGCCAGAGATGAATTCAACCTCCagaagatgatggtgatggtaacaGCCTCAGGCAAG CTTTTTGGCATTGAGAGCAGCTCTGGCACCATCCTGTGGAAACAGTATCTACCCAACGTCAAGCCAGACTCCTCCTTTAAACTGATGGTTCAGAGAACCACTGCTCatttcccccaccccccccaGTGTACCCTGCTGGTGAAGGACAAG GAGTCGGGAATGAGTTCTCTGTATGTCTTCAATCCCATTTTTGGGAAGTGGAGTCAGGTGGCTCCCCCAGTGCTGAAGCGCCCCATCTTGCAGTCCTTGCTTCTCCCAGTCATGGATCAAGACTACGCCAAGGTGTTGCTGTTGATAGATGATGAATACAAG GTCACAGCTTTTCCAGCCACTCGGAATGTCTTGCGACAGCTACACGAGCTTGCCCcttccattttcttctatttggTGGATGCGGAGCAGGGACGGCTATGTGGATATCGGCTTCGAAAG GATCTCACCACTGAGCTGAGTTGGGAGCTGACCATTCCCCCGGAAGTACAGCGGATCGTCAAGGTGAAGGGGAAACGCAGCAGTGAGCACGTTCATTCCCAGGGCCGTGTGATGGGGGACCGCAGTGTGCTCTACAAG agcCTGAACCCCAACCTGCTGGCTGTGGTGACGGAGAGCACAGACACACATCATGAGCGCACCTTTATTGGCATCTTCCTCATTGATGGCGTCACTGGGCGTATCATCCACTCCTCTGTGCAGAAGAAAGCCAAGGGCCCTGTCCATATCGTGCATTCAGAGAACTGGGTGGTG TACCAGTACTGGAACACCAAGGCTCGGCGCAATGAGTTTACCGTACTGGAGCTCTATGAGGGCACCGAGCAATACAACGCCACTGCCTTCAGCTCCCTGGACCGCCCCCAGCTGCCCCAGGTCCTCCAGCAGTCCTATATCTTCCCATCCTCCATCAGTGCCATGGAGGCCACCATCACCGAGCGGGGCATCACCAGCCGACACCTGCTGA TTGGACTACCTTCTGGAGCAATTCTTTCCCTTCCTAAGGCTTTGCTGGATCCCCGCCGCCCCGAGATTCCAACAGAACAAAGCAG AGAGGAGAACCTAATCCCATATTCTCCAGATGTACAGATACACGCAGAGCGATTCATCAACTATAACCAGACAGTTTCTCGAATGCGAGGTATCTACACAGCTCCCTCGGGCCTGGAGTCCACTTGTTTG GTTGTGGCCTATGGTTTGGACATTTACCAAACTCGAGTCTACCCATCTAAGCAGTTTGATGTTCTGAAGGATGACTATGACTACGTGTTAATCAGCAGCGTCCTCTTTGGCCTGGTTTTTGCCACCATGATCACTAAGAGACTAGCACAGGTGAAGCTCCTGAATCGGGCCTGGCGATAA